The genomic segment CCGACAGCGTCACCGTGCTGCGCAAAGGCCGCGCCGTGCACCACGGCCGCGTCGCCGACACCAGCCCCACGCTGCTGGCGCAGGCGATGGTCGCCGATGGCATGGCCGCTGCGGCACGGCCCGCAGCGGCGCGCGCATATCCACGGCCCGCCCGGCATCCAAGCACCACACCGGCCACCCCCGCGCTGGCGGTGCAAGACCTGTGCGCGCTGGGCGAGCGCGGCACGCTGGCGCTGCGTGGCCTGAGCCTGACGCTGGCGCACGGCGAGATATTGGGCATCGCCGGAGTCTCCGGCAACGGCCAGCGCGAACTGCTGCAAGCCCTGGTGGGCCAGCGCCCCCGGCTCTCGGGCAGCGTCAGCGTCATGGGCCAGCCCTACCAGGCCACGCGCCGGCAGAACCGGCAACTGAAGGTGCGCAGCCTGCCCGAAGAACCGCTGCGCAACGCCTGTGTGGCCGCGTTCAGCGTGGCCGAGAACATGGCCTTGCGCGACTTTGACCAAGCGCCGCTGGCCGTCGGCGGCTGGCTGCGCTTTGCCGCCTGGCGCGAGCGTGCCCGCGCCTGGATTGCCGAATACGGCATCGCGACCCGGGGCGAGACAGCGGCCATCGGCAGCCTGTCGGGCGGCAATGTGCAGCGCGCCGTGCTGGCGCGTGAACTGGCCGGCGACATCAACGTGCTGATCGCCGCCAACCCGGTGTTCGGGCTGGACTTTGCCGCCGTCGCGCAAATCCACAGCCGGCTGCGCCAGGCGCGTGAGCGCAACGCGGGCGTGCTGCTGATCAGCGAAGACCTGGACGAACTGCTGGAACTGGCCGACCGCATCGTGGTCATGAGTGAAGGCCGCATCGTGTTCGAGACCCGGGCCGCTGCGGCTGACCGCCAGGTGCTGGGCGCGCACATGGGTGGCGGCGCTGCGCCGGACGCGCAGGGGGTCGACACTGCGCCGGACGCGCAGGTAGTCGACACTGCGCTGGACGCGCAGATAGTCGACACTGCGCCGGATGCGCAGGGGGCCGGCGCTGCACATGGCCGCTCGCGCCGCGTTGCTGCATGAAAGGCCGCCGCATGTCTGCCCCCGATGCGCCCCGGCCGCCCACCATGCCGGCAGCACCCGAGCGCAACTCGCGCGCCGATCAGGTGTACGAGCAGCTCAAACGCGACGTGGCCGAGTTCCGGCTGGTGCCGGGGGACCGTTTCACCGAGCACGCCGTCAGCGAACGGCTGGGGGTCTCGCGCACCCCGGTGCGCCAGGCACTGACCCGGCTGCAGCAAGAAGGCCATGTCGAGGTCATGTACCGCAGCGGCTGGCGCGTGCTGCCCTTCGATTTCGACAAATTCGAGCAGCTCTATGACCTGCGCACGGTGCTGGAGACCACGGCCGCGCACCGGCTCTGTGCAGGCGACCCGGAACGGGCCCACCCCGGGAGCCGGGCGCTGCTGGACAGTTTGATGGCGCCATGGCTGCTGCCCCCGGCGCAACGCAGCAGCGATGCGGCGCAGGTGAGCCAGTGGGACGAGGCCTTTCACTGCACGCTGGTGCAAGCGGCGGGCAATGCCGAAATGGCGCGGGTGCACCGCGACGTGACCGAACGCATCCGCATCATCCGCCGGCTGGACTTCACCAGGCACGAGCGCATCGACGCCACCTACGACGAGCACGCCAAGATACTCGGCGCACTGCAAGCCAGGCGCGGCGCCCAGGCCGCGATGCTGCTGCGCGCCCATATCAGCGCCAGCCAGACCGAGGTGCGCAAGATCACGCTGCACCAGATACATATGGCGCGCCAGCCTTGAATCTGTGCACCCTCTGCGCGCCATCGGCGCATCGGCGCAAGGCTATTTGGCCAATTGCAGCTTGTTCACGGCCTCGGTGTAGAACGCGCTTTCCCTGTCGAGCCGCGCGCGCAAACCCACGCCGTCTTCGTTGACCAGGCCCAGGAATTGCCGGGCGAAGAAATGGCGATAAGCGCTGTCTTGCGTCACCTTGTCCACGAGTTGGCGCAGCGTTGCCAGCACCGGCGCCGGCGTGGCCTTGGGTGCGGCGAGCGCGCGCCAGGTGTCCAGTTGCACATCGATCTGCCGCTCGTGGAAGGTGGGCACCTGGTCAAAGTCCTTGAGCCGCCGCTCGGACATCACGCCCAACATGCGCAGCTTGCCGCCCTTGACATGCACCCCGACTTCGCCGGTGGTGGCCAGGGCCGCGTCCACCTGGCCGCTCAGCAGCCCCATGACCGCCGGCGCAGCGCCGATGTACGGCACGTTGTTGAACGACAGCCCGGTCTTCTTCTCCAGCGCGATGGCCGCCAGATGGTAGGTGGCGCCTACGCCCGAGTTGGAGATCGACGCCATGCCGGGATGGCTGCGCGCGTAGTCCGTGAACTGCTCCAGCGTGCTCCATGGCGCGTCTGCCTTGACCACCAGCGCGATCGGGTCGATGTTGATGCGCGCCACGTATTGGAAGTCGCTCCACTGCGTCTTGCCGATGCCTTGCAGGTAGGCCAGCGACACTTCGGGCGTGACCATCGTCAACTTATAGCCGTCGGGGCGCGCGGCGGCGCCCTCCTGGTGGCCGATGGCCCCGGAGGCGCCAGGCCGATTGATGACCACGAAGGACTGCCCGGTCAGCCGCGTTGCCGCGTCGGCAAAAGCCCGGGCCACGGCATCGCTGCCGCCGCCCACCGCCCATGGCACGATGATCTCGACGCTGCGCGCCGGGTACGGCTCGGCCTGCGCGCCGTGGCACAGCGCCAGGCCGCACAGGGCGATGGCGCACAGGCTGCGGCGCCTGCGGCAGCAGGACGGATCGCAAGGACGGGGGGCAGTCGGTGGCATGGTGATCCTTTGGCTCAGTCGATGGATTGGGGCGCCAGGCGCGGGAGGAAAGGCGGGGAGAAAGGCGAGAGGAAGGGCGCGGGGAAGGGCGGGAAAAATGCCAACCGGCCAACCGCGAACGGCAGGCGCTCGGGCACGGTACGCGCGCGGTCGATGCCGTCGGCCCGGCGTCCTGCGCCATGCGCGCCGCTGCGGCCCATGCTGCCTGCTGCATCCGGCTCTCCTTTGTCGTGGCTTGACACCCAAGCGCCTCGCCCTATGATTGTAATAACCGTATGGATACTTGAACGACAAGGGTTACCCCCAGAACCGAGGAGACAAAGTGCATTTATCGACCGGGCACCAGCAGGCGGCGGACAGGGCGCGCCGCTTTGCCAGCGAGCAGATACGGCCCCGGGCCGAGCGCCTGGGGCGCCTGGAGCGCCTGGACCGTGACGGGGCCTTTGCCGCAGACATCTACCGGGCCATGGGGGAATGGGGCCTGCTCGGCATCACCGTGCCGCAGTCCGATGGCGGGGCCGGCCTCGGCATGCCGGCTTGCGCGCTCCAGCGCCGGATCATTGCGCGCACATCGATCGACGGATGAGCCATGGAACGCACAGCCATCGTGACCGGCGCATCGCGCGGTATCGGGCAGGCCACGGCGCTGGCACTGGCGGCCGAGGGTTTCGACATTGCAGCCGTCGCCTGGCGCGACACCGAGCGCTTGGCGGCGCTGGTGGCCGAGGTCGAAAAACTCGGCCGGCGCTGCCAGAGCTTCGATTGCGACATCGGCGACCTGGCCGCGCACGCGCCGCTGCTCGACGCCGTGGCCCGCGCCTGCGGCGCTGTGCACTGCCTGGTCAATAACGCGGGCGTGTCGGTGCTGCGCCGTGGCGACCTGCTCGATGTGGCGGCAGACAGCTATGACCGGTGCTTTGACGTGAACACGCGGGGCACGTTCTTTCTGACGCAGGCCGTGGCGCGCCGCATGGTGGCAGCGCCTGAAACGCCTGCCGGGCTGCACCGCAGCATCGTGTTCGTCACCTCGTCGAACGCGGTGGCGGCAACGCCCGAGCGCGGCGAATACTGCATGTCCAAAATCGCCTCGCACATGGCGGCGCGGCTGTATGCGTTGCGGCTGGCGGCCTCGGGCATCGCCGTCTACGAGGTGCAGCCGGGCTTGATACTGACCGGAATGACCGCGCCGTCGAAGGAGAAATACGACGGCCTGATCAAGCAGGGCATGACGGCCACGCCGCGCTGGGGCCTGCCCGAGGATGTGGCGCGCGTCATCCGCACCATGGCTGCGGGCTTGCTGCCTTACACGGTGGGGCAGGAAATCCGGGTCGACGGCGGCCTGCTGATCTCCCGCTTTTGAGAATCATGCAGATCCATGTCGGAATCCACCAACGCCACGGCGCCGTGCCGACGCTGCGACGGGCCAAGGCAGAGACGATGGCTGCACAGCGGGGGGCCGACCCGGGCGCTGCATGGGTGAGCGAGCCGGCAAACGCGCGTGCCTGTGGCAAGAAAGACGGGCGTTGGCCGGCGTGGGCTGTGCGGCCAACCCGGCCCGGCGCGGCGCGGCGCGTGCATCGGCTGACCGGGCGCGCTATCGACGATCTGTTCGACGCCGGGCACTGGATACCGGGCCTGGGGGCGAATGACAGAGGTTGATGACAGAGGTTTTGCGGTGTCCAAATTCCATGGACATGCCTGAAAGCATCCCCAGGGCCGTTGCGCACGGCTGCGGCGCTGGCGGCATGGCGCAACCTGGCAGTGGACGGAACCCTGCGTGGCCTGGACAATCGCGCAGCAGCGCTGCCGCAAACTGCGCGCATCGAGCGGCTGCAAGCCGGGATGGACATCGCCGAAGATCAAAGAGGTAAATCAATGCAAGCATCACAACAGCGCAAGCTCGGCCGCACAGACCTGAAGGTCAGCGCCTTCGCCTTGGGCACCGCCCCCATCGGGAACCTGTTCCGGGCCATCACCGATGCGGAGTCCGACGCCATGTTCCGCACCGCCTGGGATGCCGGTGTGCGCTATTTCGACACGGCGCCGATGTACGGCCACGGTCTGGCGGAATTGCGCACGGGCCACGGCCTGCGCTGGCAGCCGCGCGACGACTATGTGCTCTCGTCCAAGGTTGGGCGCCGACTCACACCGGGCCGGCGCGCCGACATCGATTTTGCGCCCTGGGTCGACGCGGCGCCGTTCACCATGGCTTTTGACTACAGCTACGACGGCACCATGCGCGCCCTGGAAGACTCCTTGCAGCGCCTGGGCAATGAGCGCATCGACATCTGCTTCATCCACGACATCGATGTCTACACCCGCGGCGCCGAGCAGCCCGAAGTCTTTCGCGCGGCCATGGATGGCTGCTGGAAGGCGCTGGAAAAACTGCGCTCCGAAGGCGTGGTCAAAGCCATCGGCGTGGGCGTCAACGAGTGGGAAGTTTGCCTGCACGCACTACAGCAGCGCGACTTCGACTGCTTCTTGCTGGCGGGCCGCTACACCCTGCTGGAGCAACATGCGCTCGACCAATTCCTGCCGCTGTGTGAGCAGCGCAATGTGGCCGTGCTGGTGGGCGGTGGATTCAATTCGGGCATTCTGGCCACCGGCGCCCAACCGGGCGCCAAGTACAACTACGCCCCCGCGCCGGCGCACATCATGCAGCGCGTGGCGGCCATCGAGCAGGTCTGCGCCGACCATGCGGTGCCCTTGCCGGCGGCGGCGCTGCAATTCGTGATGGCGCATCCAGCCGTGGCCTCCTTCATCGCGGGCACGCACAGCGTGCAGCAACTGCAACAAAACCTGGCCTGGTTCAACCACCCGATTGCGCCCGAATTCTGGCGCGCACTACAACGCCGCGGCCTGCTGCGCGAAGACGCGCCGGTTCCCTTGCAATGAAGCCCCGCTGCTCCCGCTGCACGGGGCCTGGGGCCGCGCCTGCCTGCCTCCTTGGAAGAGGCCGGACGCGCCGCATTGGCGTGCCGCCAGTGGCAAATGACGGCTGAACTCGGCATCCCGATTCGAAAAGCGGTCTTTGCGTGCCCCGGATGGGAGTCGAAACCTCGGCATGTTTTTGCAGCGCGCACCGTTGTCCGATGCGCCGCAACAGGCAACAGGCAACAGGCAACAGGCAACAGGCAACAGGCAACAGGCAACAGGCAATGGGCAATGGCACCGGCAACGCGGGCCGCCTCGGCACCACCCTCGGCGATCGCCGATGACGAAATCATGGCGCCGCATTCCCGAACGATTCGGGCTGAGGTCGAGCATCCGGGAATGGCAGCTTCAGCGCGACCTCGCTGGTTCTTCGCGGCTGCGCGAGGCCAGCAGTCTGAGCAGTTCGGCCCCTTCGGCGACCTGGGCGCCAGGCGCGTAGAGCAGTTTCTGCACCACCCCGTCCTGGGGGGCGGCAATCAGGTGCTCCATCTTCATCGCCTCCAGCACCGCCAGCGGCTGGCCCTTGGCCACCTTGTCGCCGGCCTTCACGGCGAATGACACCAGTTTGCCCGGCATCGGGGCCGTCAGGCGCCCGCCTTCGGCCACGGCCGCGCCCGCATGGGCCAGCAGGTCGATGGCCCGTATCTGCGTGGCGCCCTGCGGGGTGAAGATATGGACCAGATCGCCCTGGGTGTATACGCTGGCGCGGGTGCGCAGGCCGGCAAACCGCAGATCGATCTGCACCCGCTGGCCTTCGGCCAGCGGTCCTGCCACTTGCGGGCTTTCGGCCTTCGGTCCGACTACTTGCGGGCCGAAGGCCGGCGGCCCGCTCATTTGCGGATCGAAAGCCAGCGGCCCGGTCACTTGCGCCGCGCCCTCCCCCACGCTCAGATGCAGGCTGCCGCCGCGCTCATAGGTCAGCCAGGCCGTGGCCTGCGTGTCGCCAAACCTGAACCCGAAGCGGCGCCGCACCAGGCCATGGCTGTGGAAACCATCGCGGCGGCTGAACGGGTTCGGGCCTTCGAGCGCACGCTCGCGCAGCAGGGTCTGGGCCACGGCGGCGGCGGCGGCCAGCGGCAGGCCCACAGGCTCCTGATGGAACAACGCCGCCTGCTCGCGCGCAATCAGTGCCGTGTCGAGCCTGGCGCCGGCAAACGAAGCACTGCGCGCCACGCGGCGCAGGAACTGCACATTGGTGG from the Verminephrobacter eiseniae EF01-2 genome contains:
- a CDS encoding acyl-CoA dehydrogenase family protein translates to MHLSTGHQQAADRARRFASEQIRPRAERLGRLERLDRDGAFAADIYRAMGEWGLLGITVPQSDGGAGLGMPACALQRRIIARTSIDG
- a CDS encoding GntR family transcriptional regulator encodes the protein MSAPDAPRPPTMPAAPERNSRADQVYEQLKRDVAEFRLVPGDRFTEHAVSERLGVSRTPVRQALTRLQQEGHVEVMYRSGWRVLPFDFDKFEQLYDLRTVLETTAAHRLCAGDPERAHPGSRALLDSLMAPWLLPPAQRSSDAAQVSQWDEAFHCTLVQAAGNAEMARVHRDVTERIRIIRRLDFTRHERIDATYDEHAKILGALQARRGAQAAMLLRAHISASQTEVRKITLHQIHMARQP
- a CDS encoding 3-ketoacyl-ACP reductase translates to MERTAIVTGASRGIGQATALALAAEGFDIAAVAWRDTERLAALVAEVEKLGRRCQSFDCDIGDLAAHAPLLDAVARACGAVHCLVNNAGVSVLRRGDLLDVAADSYDRCFDVNTRGTFFLTQAVARRMVAAPETPAGLHRSIVFVTSSNAVAATPERGEYCMSKIASHMAARLYALRLAASGIAVYEVQPGLILTGMTAPSKEKYDGLIKQGMTATPRWGLPEDVARVIRTMAAGLLPYTVGQEIRVDGGLLISRF
- a CDS encoding tripartite tricarboxylate transporter substrate binding protein gives rise to the protein MPPTAPRPCDPSCCRRRRSLCAIALCGLALCHGAQAEPYPARSVEIIVPWAVGGGSDAVARAFADAATRLTGQSFVVINRPGASGAIGHQEGAAARPDGYKLTMVTPEVSLAYLQGIGKTQWSDFQYVARINIDPIALVVKADAPWSTLEQFTDYARSHPGMASISNSGVGATYHLAAIALEKKTGLSFNNVPYIGAAPAVMGLLSGQVDAALATTGEVGVHVKGGKLRMLGVMSERRLKDFDQVPTFHERQIDVQLDTWRALAAPKATPAPVLATLRQLVDKVTQDSAYRHFFARQFLGLVNEDGVGLRARLDRESAFYTEAVNKLQLAK
- a CDS encoding aldo/keto reductase, with protein sequence MQASQQRKLGRTDLKVSAFALGTAPIGNLFRAITDAESDAMFRTAWDAGVRYFDTAPMYGHGLAELRTGHGLRWQPRDDYVLSSKVGRRLTPGRRADIDFAPWVDAAPFTMAFDYSYDGTMRALEDSLQRLGNERIDICFIHDIDVYTRGAEQPEVFRAAMDGCWKALEKLRSEGVVKAIGVGVNEWEVCLHALQQRDFDCFLLAGRYTLLEQHALDQFLPLCEQRNVAVLVGGGFNSGILATGAQPGAKYNYAPAPAHIMQRVAAIEQVCADHAVPLPAAALQFVMAHPAVASFIAGTHSVQQLQQNLAWFNHPIAPEFWRALQRRGLLREDAPVPLQ
- a CDS encoding ABC transporter ATP-binding protein is translated as MRQSPLIPRPKPARGALLLEICALTKRFGSFTAIDQVSLKVEPGSVHALLGENGAGKSTLVKCVAGFARADAGSILIDGREQDIAHPVNARALGIGMVYQHFTLAPGMSVAENLLLAADRLPWVLDWKTRHAELRAFLQSTPFSLNLDACPADLAAGEKQKLELLKQLYLQPRLLILDEPTSVLTPQEADQVLAHIRDFAHRGACTVIIITHKFREVMAYADSVTVLRKGRAVHHGRVADTSPTLLAQAMVADGMAAAARPAAARAYPRPARHPSTTPATPALAVQDLCALGERGTLALRGLSLTLAHGEILGIAGVSGNGQRELLQALVGQRPRLSGSVSVMGQPYQATRRQNRQLKVRSLPEEPLRNACVAAFSVAENMALRDFDQAPLAVGGWLRFAAWRERARAWIAEYGIATRGETAAIGSLSGGNVQRAVLARELAGDINVLIAANPVFGLDFAAVAQIHSRLRQARERNAGVLLISEDLDELLELADRIVVMSEGRIVFETRAAAADRQVLGAHMGGGAAPDAQGVDTAPDAQVVDTALDAQIVDTAPDAQGAGAAHGRSRRVAA